The following are from one region of the Rhipicephalus microplus isolate Deutch F79 chromosome 1, USDA_Rmic, whole genome shotgun sequence genome:
- the LOC142768599 gene encoding uncharacterized protein LOC142768599 isoform X2 → MNDFRAHRLAIIVLLAAVRPNMCVPKHPGRFDVCNEKSGIVKNAKATLVATKLMEKCSFAIAMKYKYSPRMIQTGSRKLCLVFRLCFHKYQPVLNTSGYNAYSEAVYSCIAKMGPLLTVKLNPHDNVDSTPGYRECI, encoded by the exons ATGAACGACTTTAGAGCACATCGCTTGGCCATCATTGTACTTCTTGCGGCAGTACGCCCGAACATGTGCGTCCCAAAACATCCTGGTCGCTTTGATGTGTGCAACGAAAAATCAG GGATTGTGAAGAATGCTAAAGCTACTCTGGTGGCTACGAAACTTATGGAGAAATGCTCTTTTGCCATTGCCATGAAATACAAGTATTCTCCGAGGATGATACAGACG gGTTCCCGAAAATTGTGCCTCGTATTTCGCCTCTGCTTTCATAAGTACCAACCCGTTCTGAACACAAGT GGTTACAACGCATACAGTGAAGCAGTTTATTCCTGTATCGCGAAAATGGGCCCTTTGTTAACAGTGAAGCTAAATCCC cacgACAACGTTGATTCGACTCCTGGCTACAGGGAATGCATTTGA
- the LOC142768599 gene encoding uncharacterized protein LOC142768599 isoform X1, which translates to MNDFRAHRLAIIVLLAAVRPNMCVPKHPGRFDVCNEKSGIVKNAKATLVATKLMEKCSFAIAMKYKYSPRMIQTGSRKLCLVFRLCFHKYQPVLNTSGYNAYSEAVYSCIAKMGPLLTVKLNPDFVDGNITNPEGLFLDGVKCAAKHKIFTGDVAIALTGVKWVLESFF; encoded by the exons ATGAACGACTTTAGAGCACATCGCTTGGCCATCATTGTACTTCTTGCGGCAGTACGCCCGAACATGTGCGTCCCAAAACATCCTGGTCGCTTTGATGTGTGCAACGAAAAATCAG GGATTGTGAAGAATGCTAAAGCTACTCTGGTGGCTACGAAACTTATGGAGAAATGCTCTTTTGCCATTGCCATGAAATACAAGTATTCTCCGAGGATGATACAGACG gGTTCCCGAAAATTGTGCCTCGTATTTCGCCTCTGCTTTCATAAGTACCAACCCGTTCTGAACACAAGT GGTTACAACGCATACAGTGAAGCAGTTTATTCCTGTATCGCGAAAATGGGCCCTTTGTTAACAGTGAAGCTAAATCCC GACTTTGTTGATGGCAACATTACAAACCCCGAAGGCCTTTTCCTTGACGGAGTG AAATGTGCTGCTAAGCACAAAATCTTCACAGGTGACGTGGCCATCGCATTGACCGGTGTCAAATGGGTTCTCGAGagctttttctga